Proteins from a genomic interval of Etheostoma spectabile isolate EspeVRDwgs_2016 unplaced genomic scaffold, UIUC_Espe_1.0 scaffold00010598, whole genome shotgun sequence:
- the LOC116679339 gene encoding mas-related G-protein coupled receptor member A4-like, with translation MICEVARPRSPMILLINMCLYVYSVTTSVVFMVCIALERYLLIVFPLWYRCRRTMRSTVVICALAWVLPSLYFSTFFVGVRFKLPQIIAFVFQLLPLPLLLFFCCATLRALSASVSVLPDEKRQIVGTLVLVLLIYMLLFLPNISLMLVEKSTKDRSLTNILFYVSSVFLKLNPLADLVLYIFMKKGVLDKILSSVRCCRVEDRDLRTV, from the exons ATGATCTGTGAAGTCGCCCGTCCTCGGAGCCCGATGATACTCCTCATCAACATGTGTCTTTACGTCTACAGTGTGACGACCAgtgttgtcttcatggtgtGCATCGCCCTGGAAAG GTACCTGCTGATCGTCTTCCCCCTGTGGTACCGCTGCAGACGAACCATGCGGTCCACCGTGGTGATCTGTGCCCTGGCCTGGGTCCTTCCTTCTCTCtacttttccactttttttgttgGTGTTCGTTTTAAACTCCCCCAAATCATCGCCTTTGTCTTCCAGCTCCTTCCCCTCCCACTGCTCTTGTTCTTCTGCTGTGCGACTCTCAGAGCCCTGTCTGCCTCCGTCTCCGTCCTGCCTGACGAAAAACGACAAATTGTAGGAACTTTGGTCCTGGTGCTGCTAATTTACATGCTGCTGTTCCTGCCCAACATCAGTTTGATGCTGGTAGAGAAATCTACAAAAGACCGATCACTAACTAATATTCTCTTCTACGTGTCTTCGGTGTTTCTTAAGCTGAATCCTCTCGCAGACCTGGTTCTGTATATCTTCATGAAGAAAGGGGTCCTAGACAAGATCTTGTCCTCTGTGCGTTGCTGCAGAGTAGAAGACAGAGATCTCAGGACGGTGTGA